A genomic window from Diorhabda sublineata isolate icDioSubl1.1 chromosome 8, icDioSubl1.1, whole genome shotgun sequence includes:
- the LOC130448243 gene encoding craniofacial development protein 2-like, with the protein MTYFNGSQRYQNYILFYSGVDKNLRARGGVGLLVNKKFEKDIKEVQYISHSIIQITVELANERTHLLSIYAPDVSKPKEERKAFFDALQATLDKIPSKDKVFIMGDFNSRIGNTVILGIMHSFNEEAVNDNGDILIDVCALNELRINNTYFDHKEQQKYTFANTRGKKSTIDYIITNRKVHPSQILDVRVLTSANIVTQHGLVLCKYRVSHIIKKRKTQTPRKNCPKPYKRNRQRRSRLGETKE; encoded by the coding sequence atgacATACTTTAATGGCAGTCAAAGGTACCAAAACTACATACTGTTTTATAGTGGAGTCGACAAGAACTTGCGAGCACGAGGAGGAGTAGGGTtactagtgaataaaaaatttgaaaaagatattaaggAAGTACAGTATATAAGTCATAGCATCATACAGATAACAGTAGAGCTGGCCAACGAAAGAACACACCTACTAAGTATATATGCACCGGATGTAAGCAAACCGAAAGAAGAAAGGAAAGCTTTTTTTGATGCCTTGCAAGCTACGTTAGACAAAATACCCAGTAAAGACAAAGTGTTTATTATGGGCGACTTTAACTCAAGAATTGGAAACACAGTTATCCTAGGAATCATGCATAGTTTCAACGAAGAAGCAGTGAATGATAACGGAGATATATTGATAGATGTATGCGCCCTCAACGAATTACGTAtcaacaacacatattttgatcATAAGGAACAACAAAAGTACACCTTCGCTAACACGAGAGGCaaaaaatcaactattgacTACATAATTACAAACAGGAAAGTCCACCCCTCCCAGATACTTGACGTACGGGTATTAACATCGGCAAATATCGTCACACAACACGGTTTAGTATTGTGTAAATACCGCGTATCccacataataaagaaaagaaaaacacagACTCCgcgaaaaaattgtccaaaaccTTATAAAAGAAACCGACAACGTAGAAGCCGCCTgggagaaactaaagaataa